A part of Nocardioides sp. WS12 genomic DNA contains:
- the pdxH gene encoding pyridoxamine 5'-phosphate oxidase codes for MPGDPTTPATPTAVPPAPDLAMLRKEYGAAGLDESEVDPDPWVQWQRWYDDATAAGIHEPNAMILATVDPDGMPSSRTVLLKGVASERPDDGFTFFTNTASRKGRALANEALCALLFPWHPLERQVRVEGLAIPLDAAAVHAYWASRPRGSQLGAWASPQSRVVSGREELEQAYRDAEARFEGQDVPVPPTWGGYRVRPTTFEFWQGRQGRLHDRVHYGRVSTGWDVTRLAP; via the coding sequence ATGCCCGGGGACCCAACGACGCCCGCGACACCAACGGCGGTACCGCCTGCGCCCGACCTTGCCATGCTGCGCAAGGAGTACGGCGCGGCCGGGCTCGACGAGTCCGAGGTCGATCCGGATCCGTGGGTCCAGTGGCAGCGCTGGTACGACGACGCGACCGCCGCCGGGATCCACGAACCGAACGCGATGATCCTCGCGACGGTTGACCCCGACGGGATGCCGTCGTCGCGGACCGTGTTGCTCAAGGGCGTTGCCTCGGAGCGACCCGACGACGGCTTCACGTTCTTCACCAACACTGCGTCCCGCAAGGGGCGCGCGCTGGCCAACGAGGCGTTGTGCGCGCTGCTGTTCCCGTGGCACCCGCTCGAACGGCAGGTGCGCGTCGAGGGCCTCGCGATCCCGCTCGACGCCGCCGCGGTGCACGCCTACTGGGCCTCCCGGCCGCGGGGTTCACAGCTCGGTGCCTGGGCTTCGCCCCAGTCGCGGGTGGTCAGCGGCCGCGAGGAGCTCGAGCAGGCCTACCGCGACGCGGAGGCGCGGTTCGAGGGCCAGGACGTGCCCGTCCCGCCGACCTGGGGTGGCTACCGCGTGCGGCCGACGACGTTCGAGTTCTGGCAAGGTCGGCAGGGGCGCCTGCACGACCGCGTCCACTACGGCCGGGTGTCGACCGGCTGGGACGTCACGCGACTCGCACCCTGA
- a CDS encoding response regulator transcription factor — protein MSTPIRVALIDDQPLVRMGLATLIASEADLELAGEAADGREGLSLLRRTLPDVVLCDIRMPVLDGLALLAEVASDPALAGVKVVMLTTFELDEYVFEALRNGASGFLLKDAEPVALLDAIRVVAEGGSLLAPSVTRRVIEHFGSSRAESPHPRLGELTEREREILGWVATGRSNGEIAAELVVSPDTVRTHVSRAMVKLQARDRAQLVVFAIESGLRR, from the coding sequence ATGAGTACGCCGATCCGGGTCGCGTTGATCGACGACCAGCCGCTGGTGCGGATGGGTCTGGCGACCCTGATCGCGTCCGAGGCCGACCTCGAGCTCGCGGGGGAGGCCGCCGACGGGCGCGAAGGCCTGTCTCTGCTGCGTCGCACACTGCCGGACGTCGTACTCTGCGACATCCGGATGCCGGTGCTCGACGGACTGGCCCTGCTCGCCGAGGTCGCGTCGGATCCTGCTCTCGCCGGGGTCAAGGTGGTCATGCTGACGACCTTCGAGCTGGACGAGTACGTCTTCGAAGCGCTGCGCAACGGCGCCAGCGGCTTCCTGCTCAAGGACGCCGAGCCGGTCGCTCTGCTCGACGCGATCCGCGTGGTGGCCGAGGGCGGTTCATTGCTGGCCCCGTCCGTCACGCGTCGCGTGATCGAGCACTTCGGATCGAGCCGAGCCGAGAGCCCGCACCCGCGCCTGGGCGAGCTGACCGAGCGCGAGCGCGAGATCCTCGGCTGGGTCGCCACCGGGCGTTCCAACGGAGAGATCGCCGCCGAACTCGTGGTCAGCCCCGACACCGTCCGCACCCACGTCAGCCGCGCGATGGTGAAGCTGCAGGCCCGCGACCGCGCCCAGCTCGTGGTGTTCGCGATCGAATCGGGACTGCGCCGCTGA
- a CDS encoding lipase family protein, which translates to MRKTIISLCELLAVLIAVVLLPPVAMAEPVPLPEDDPFFAAPADLASYRPGEVIASRKVQVKAFEVPVPAAAWQLVYRTSDRVGTPTVTVTTVIVPTAPWSGPGTRPLVSYQTAEDGVSTRCAPSYALTAGGQGGLTGSYSETPIIVTALLQGWAVSVPDYEGMQSQFLVADVAAKAVLDGLRAARQFTAAGLRDAPVAIWGYSGGAFATANAAQLQGAYAPELPMRAVVLGGLLGDVRATIDAFDGSIAGGAIPMGMHGFDRAYPAIGIQQYLNPLGRQLFETMRDDCLFDAVPRRPFLRMRDIESIPNALDTPAVAAMLRENSPRHRAGTPTAPVYEYHTLLDEFAPIGPAKDALRNYCRGGVAVQQDVKLLGEHLTEIVLGVPGAIGYLRARFAGKPAPSNCAGLLR; encoded by the coding sequence ATGCGAAAGACCATCATTTCGCTTTGCGAGCTGCTTGCGGTTCTCATCGCTGTCGTCCTGCTTCCCCCTGTCGCCATGGCCGAGCCCGTGCCCCTCCCCGAGGACGATCCCTTCTTCGCTGCGCCGGCCGACCTGGCGTCGTACCGACCGGGCGAGGTGATCGCGTCACGGAAGGTCCAGGTCAAGGCGTTCGAGGTGCCCGTGCCCGCCGCTGCGTGGCAACTCGTCTACCGGACCTCCGACCGCGTCGGGACGCCGACCGTCACCGTGACGACGGTGATCGTGCCGACGGCTCCGTGGAGCGGTCCGGGCACGCGCCCCCTGGTCTCGTACCAGACCGCCGAGGACGGCGTCTCGACTCGCTGCGCACCGTCGTACGCGCTGACCGCCGGTGGCCAGGGCGGCCTGACCGGTTCCTATTCGGAGACTCCGATCATCGTCACCGCCCTGCTCCAGGGCTGGGCCGTGTCGGTGCCGGACTACGAAGGCATGCAGTCGCAGTTCCTCGTCGCCGACGTCGCCGCGAAGGCCGTCCTCGACGGCCTCCGCGCAGCCCGCCAGTTCACCGCTGCCGGGCTGCGCGACGCACCCGTCGCGATCTGGGGCTACTCGGGAGGAGCGTTCGCCACGGCCAACGCGGCGCAGCTCCAGGGTGCCTATGCCCCGGAGCTGCCGATGCGGGCCGTGGTCCTCGGGGGACTGCTCGGCGACGTCCGGGCGACCATCGATGCATTCGACGGCAGCATCGCCGGCGGAGCGATCCCGATGGGCATGCACGGCTTCGACCGGGCCTATCCCGCGATCGGCATCCAGCAGTACCTCAACCCGCTCGGCCGGCAGCTCTTCGAGACGATGCGGGACGACTGCCTGTTCGACGCCGTCCCGCGGCGCCCGTTCCTGCGGATGCGTGACATCGAGAGCATCCCGAACGCCCTCGACACCCCGGCCGTGGCCGCGATGCTGCGTGAGAACAGTCCGCGCCATCGTGCGGGAACTCCGACCGCACCGGTGTACGAGTACCACACGCTCCTGGACGAGTTCGCTCCGATCGGACCCGCGAAGGACGCGCTCCGCAACTACTGTCGGGGCGGCGTCGCCGTCCAGCAGGACGTCAAGCTGCTCGGCGAGCACCTCACCGAGATCGTGCTCGGCGTCCCGGGAGCGATCGGCTATCTCCGCGCCCGGTTCGCCGGGAAGCCTGCGCCGAGCAACTGCGCCGGGCTGCTCCGGTGA
- a CDS encoding TetR/AcrR family transcriptional regulator: METTSARRYGGQSAEERDHSRLVRLRAAALDLFGTHGYQAISIDRLCSTASVSTRHFYQQFSCKEDLLLDLYGAITAEAYDAVAQSLATTEGEDFRRRIDAAVRAYLRPVLADPRTARIAFVEIVGVSPRVEQKRLDFRATIVALVEEEGRQGVARREIDQRDFHFLALSLSGAINVVVHDWMLQRKRAPAERLEDQLCALAVHLLTGDATPI, encoded by the coding sequence ATGGAGACCACTTCAGCTCGACGGTACGGCGGCCAGTCGGCCGAAGAACGCGACCACAGTCGCCTGGTGCGCCTGAGGGCAGCAGCCCTCGACCTGTTCGGCACCCACGGCTACCAGGCGATCTCGATCGACCGGCTCTGCTCGACCGCATCGGTCTCCACCCGGCACTTCTACCAACAGTTCAGCTGCAAGGAGGACCTCCTCCTCGACCTCTACGGAGCCATCACCGCCGAGGCCTACGACGCGGTCGCCCAGTCCCTCGCCACGACCGAGGGCGAGGACTTCCGGCGGCGCATCGACGCCGCCGTCCGTGCCTACCTCCGACCTGTGCTCGCCGATCCCCGGACCGCCCGGATCGCGTTCGTGGAGATCGTCGGCGTCAGCCCGCGGGTGGAGCAGAAGCGGCTCGACTTCCGGGCGACCATCGTGGCGCTCGTCGAGGAGGAGGGACGCCAGGGAGTCGCCCGACGCGAGATCGACCAGCGGGACTTCCACTTCCTTGCCCTGTCCCTGAGCGGTGCCATCAACGTCGTGGTCCATGACTGGATGCTCCAGCGCAAGCGGGCGCCGGCCGAACGGCTCGAGGACCAGTTGTGCGCACTCGCCGTCCACCTGCTGACGGGCGACGCGACGCCGATCTGA
- a CDS encoding sensor histidine kinase, giving the protein MTSAPTPALTASLRVWPWVLTALLFVGTAAANQAIGSPGPVPVAVLLATAAMLPTVVPGFAHRWGVPAGALLLTSGAFTAVYFAAGYSDGPIFLALPAVTFVVAISTPVAGWIRWAVPALVLVALGLAGRWAWWERDAGHQHFWQAVGAVAIVAATGAIATAARSRMDAHTERVGRAATEERLRMAQDLHDGVGHGLAVIAMQAGVALHVLDRDPVAARESLEAIRATSKEALDALRSELATIAGEPAPRRPAAGLDAIPALIDRVRSAGLAVDVVGDPGDLPAASGAAAYGVVQEALTNVLRHAGASWAQVAWAQQPEFVVLSVTDDGRGGDVQDEGMGISGMRARVEGIGGGLHVGPHANGGFQVVADLPA; this is encoded by the coding sequence ATGACCTCAGCACCCACCCCTGCCCTCACCGCGAGCCTGCGGGTGTGGCCGTGGGTGCTGACCGCGTTGCTGTTCGTCGGTACGGCGGCCGCGAACCAGGCGATCGGATCGCCGGGCCCGGTGCCCGTGGCCGTCCTGCTCGCCACGGCCGCGATGTTGCCGACGGTGGTGCCGGGCTTCGCGCACCGCTGGGGGGTGCCGGCGGGTGCGCTCCTGCTGACCTCGGGTGCCTTCACTGCTGTGTACTTCGCGGCGGGCTACTCCGACGGCCCGATCTTCCTGGCCCTGCCGGCCGTCACGTTCGTGGTGGCGATCAGTACGCCGGTCGCGGGCTGGATCCGCTGGGCGGTGCCGGCCCTCGTGCTGGTCGCGCTCGGCCTCGCCGGTCGCTGGGCGTGGTGGGAGCGGGATGCGGGCCACCAGCACTTCTGGCAGGCCGTGGGGGCGGTGGCCATCGTGGCCGCCACCGGTGCGATCGCAACCGCGGCACGCAGTCGGATGGACGCCCACACCGAACGGGTCGGCCGTGCCGCGACCGAGGAACGACTCCGGATGGCGCAGGACCTGCACGACGGCGTCGGCCACGGACTGGCCGTGATCGCCATGCAGGCCGGTGTCGCGCTGCACGTGCTCGACCGCGATCCGGTCGCGGCGCGGGAGAGCCTGGAAGCGATCCGGGCGACGAGCAAGGAAGCGCTGGACGCGCTGCGGTCCGAGCTGGCCACCATCGCGGGGGAGCCGGCGCCGCGTCGCCCGGCCGCTGGCCTCGACGCGATCCCCGCCCTGATCGATCGGGTGCGTTCGGCAGGGCTTGCCGTTGACGTCGTCGGTGACCCGGGTGACCTGCCCGCCGCATCGGGGGCGGCCGCCTACGGCGTCGTCCAGGAGGCGTTGACCAACGTGCTCCGCCATGCCGGGGCTTCATGGGCCCAGGTGGCCTGGGCGCAGCAACCCGAGTTCGTGGTGTTGTCGGTGACCGACGACGGTCGCGGGGGAGACGTGCAGGATGAGGGCATGGGCATCAGCGGCATGCGCGCACGGGTCGAGGGGATCGGCGGCGGCCTCCACGTCGGGCCCCACGCCAACGGCGGCTTCCAGGTTGTCGCGGATCTCCCCGCATGA
- a CDS encoding ABC transporter ATP-binding protein: METNLNPVVTTDALTKRYGDRLAVDGVSMTVQRGEVYGFLGPNGAGKTTTLRMMLGLIRPTSGSATILGRPSDKPHAATSVGALIEGPGFYPYLSGRANLRTLARHRGFAETEVERVLERVDLVDRGEDKFKGYSLGMKQRLGVAAALMGDPELIVLDEPTNGLDPAGMADMRALIVELARGGQTVLLSSHLLAEVQEICHRVGVINGGRLLRESTVADLRGGISLRVRATPEADALAVAMRMAGDDGVRRTDDGALLLSLSPDRAPDVIRALVTAGADVHEITAAERSLEEVFFEMTTKESVS; encoded by the coding sequence ATGGAAACGAACCTGAACCCGGTGGTCACCACCGATGCGCTGACCAAGCGGTACGGCGACCGACTGGCCGTCGACGGCGTCAGCATGACGGTGCAGCGCGGCGAGGTCTACGGCTTCCTCGGCCCGAACGGGGCCGGCAAGACGACCACGCTGCGGATGATGCTCGGTCTGATCCGGCCCACGTCCGGATCGGCCACCATCCTGGGCCGCCCCTCCGACAAGCCACACGCCGCGACCTCCGTGGGTGCGCTGATCGAAGGGCCCGGCTTCTATCCGTACCTCTCCGGCCGCGCGAACCTGCGCACCCTCGCTCGGCACCGCGGCTTCGCGGAGACCGAGGTCGAGCGGGTCCTCGAACGCGTCGACCTGGTCGACCGGGGCGAGGACAAGTTCAAGGGCTACTCGCTCGGCATGAAGCAGCGCCTCGGCGTCGCTGCTGCGCTGATGGGTGACCCGGAGCTGATCGTCCTCGACGAGCCCACCAACGGCCTCGACCCGGCCGGCATGGCCGACATGCGAGCGCTGATCGTCGAGCTCGCCCGCGGCGGCCAGACCGTTCTTCTGTCCAGCCACCTGCTGGCCGAGGTGCAGGAGATCTGCCACCGCGTCGGTGTCATCAACGGCGGTCGCCTGCTGCGCGAGTCCACCGTCGCCGACCTTCGCGGCGGCATCTCGCTGCGGGTCCGAGCCACCCCGGAAGCCGACGCGCTGGCGGTCGCGATGCGGATGGCCGGCGACGACGGTGTCCGTCGTACCGACGACGGCGCCCTGCTGCTCAGCCTCTCCCCCGACCGCGCCCCCGACGTGATCCGTGCCCTGGTCACCGCCGGCGCCGACGTCCACGAAATCACCGCTGCCGAGCGCAGCCTCGAAGAGGTCTTCTTCGAGATGACCACCAAGGAGTCCGTGTCATGA
- a CDS encoding ABC transporter permease subunit has translation MSTTTSTAAPATTGLLTATLHSTRAELMRLRAWPAAWITLGAWLALSVMFGYLFTYLSYTSGDPGFADEGTTQAEQLARMLPDAVPDVFLQGMPMFGGALMMVLGALVAGNGYGWGTWKTLFSQGVRRGPAVIGSVSALTAVVVGTLVVTLGLDLSISLLITASEGQDVVMPSFGSVAEAFGAGFLVLEMWAVLGFALGTVARGPALSVGLGLVWALVIENLLRGVGTLLGWVETLTEFMPGTSAGSLIGSIVGVGSGDGTPGVLDTVPAGQAAITVAVYIVLAVVLSLALVRRRDVT, from the coding sequence ATGAGTACGACGACCAGCACCGCCGCGCCCGCAACGACGGGCCTGTTGACGGCAACCCTGCACAGCACCCGCGCGGAACTGATGCGACTGCGTGCCTGGCCGGCCGCGTGGATCACGCTCGGCGCCTGGCTCGCGCTGAGCGTGATGTTCGGCTACTTATTCACGTACCTCTCCTACACGAGCGGCGACCCGGGCTTCGCCGACGAGGGCACCACCCAGGCCGAGCAACTGGCGCGGATGCTGCCGGACGCCGTACCCGATGTGTTCCTGCAGGGAATGCCGATGTTCGGCGGTGCGCTGATGATGGTGCTCGGCGCGCTGGTGGCCGGGAACGGCTACGGCTGGGGCACCTGGAAGACGCTGTTCTCCCAGGGCGTGCGCCGCGGCCCGGCCGTGATCGGCTCGGTCAGCGCCCTGACCGCGGTTGTCGTGGGCACGCTCGTGGTCACCCTCGGCCTCGACCTGAGCATCTCGCTGCTGATCACCGCCAGCGAGGGACAGGACGTCGTGATGCCGTCGTTCGGCTCGGTGGCCGAGGCATTCGGTGCCGGCTTCCTGGTCCTGGAGATGTGGGCCGTCCTCGGCTTCGCCCTCGGCACCGTGGCCCGTGGCCCGGCGCTCTCCGTCGGCCTCGGCCTGGTCTGGGCGCTGGTGATCGAGAACCTGCTGCGCGGTGTCGGGACGCTGCTCGGCTGGGTCGAGACGCTGACCGAGTTCATGCCCGGTACGTCGGCCGGTTCGCTGATCGGTTCGATCGTCGGCGTCGGGTCCGGCGACGGGACGCCGGGTGTCCTGGACACCGTTCCGGCCGGTCAGGCCGCGATCACGGTGGCCGTCTACATCGTGCTGGCCGTGGTCCTCAGCCTCGCCCTGGTACGACGCCGCGACGTCACCTGA
- a CDS encoding MFS transporter, with amino-acid sequence MPPTAQPSRLSHFLRGHLSEGAEVSPLTRRRATVSLVVAVLLVAFNLRIAVTSLGAMLDRLGSMGLSATTQGVLTSLPVLCFAAVGATAMIVTRRVGVDRGLEGALVLLAAGLVLRVVDGTPALIAGTLVACAGIALANVLIPAIVKEHFPTRVGAMTGAYSAVLSLGSAFGAALTVPIANATGSWRVGLGIWAALAVVAAVAWAPYCRGRNKQRSTARGTSMWRNPTAWAVTVLFGTQSLFAYVMMSWLPSVYVDAGFSDETAGLLLAVSILIGVPCFFIVPSIAGRMRHQGHLVAVLTSLTVLGWLGLWLAPAGGAWLWAALLGVGGSVFPVALSFFALRTTSSVDTAALSTMAQSIGYLLAASGPFVVGVLHHATGGWTLPCVLLAGLGVIQLGTGYLAGRPVRIGAH; translated from the coding sequence ATGCCGCCCACCGCGCAGCCGTCGCGCCTCTCGCACTTCCTCCGGGGACATCTCTCCGAAGGTGCCGAGGTGAGCCCGCTGACGCGGCGTCGAGCCACCGTCAGTCTGGTCGTGGCCGTCCTGCTTGTCGCGTTCAACCTGCGCATCGCGGTCACCAGCCTCGGCGCAATGCTCGATCGCCTCGGCTCGATGGGCCTCTCTGCCACCACGCAGGGGGTGCTGACGTCCCTGCCCGTGCTCTGCTTCGCCGCCGTCGGCGCCACCGCCATGATCGTCACTCGCCGCGTCGGCGTGGACCGCGGCCTCGAAGGTGCACTGGTCCTGCTCGCCGCCGGCCTGGTGCTCCGCGTCGTCGACGGCACCCCGGCCCTCATCGCCGGCACCCTGGTCGCCTGCGCCGGCATCGCCCTGGCGAACGTGCTGATCCCCGCGATCGTCAAGGAGCACTTCCCCACCCGCGTCGGCGCCATGACCGGCGCCTACAGCGCGGTCCTCTCGCTCGGCTCGGCCTTCGGCGCCGCGCTCACCGTCCCGATCGCCAACGCGACCGGCAGCTGGCGCGTGGGACTCGGCATCTGGGCGGCCCTCGCCGTCGTCGCTGCGGTCGCCTGGGCGCCGTACTGCCGGGGACGCAACAAACAGCGCTCCACCGCCCGCGGCACCTCGATGTGGCGCAACCCCACCGCGTGGGCCGTCACCGTGCTCTTCGGCACCCAGTCGCTGTTCGCCTACGTGATGATGAGCTGGCTCCCGAGCGTGTACGTCGACGCCGGCTTCAGCGACGAAACAGCCGGCCTGTTGCTGGCCGTGAGCATCCTCATCGGCGTCCCGTGCTTCTTCATCGTCCCGAGCATCGCCGGCCGGATGCGCCACCAGGGCCACCTGGTCGCCGTACTGACGTCGCTGACCGTGCTCGGCTGGCTCGGCCTGTGGCTCGCGCCGGCCGGCGGCGCCTGGCTGTGGGCCGCGCTCCTCGGCGTCGGCGGCTCGGTCTTCCCCGTCGCCCTGTCCTTCTTCGCACTGCGGACGACCTCGTCCGTCGACACCGCCGCGCTGTCGACGATGGCGCAGAGCATTGGCTACCTGCTGGCCGCCAGCGGCCCGTTCGTCGTCGGCGTCCTGCACCACGCCACTGGCGGCTGGACGCTGCCTTGCGTGCTGCTCGCGGGTCTCGGCGTGATCCAGCTCGGCACCGGCTACCTCGCCGGACGCCCGGTCCGCATCGGCGCCCACTGA
- a CDS encoding citrate synthase 2: MPEVHHGLEGVVAFETQIAEPDKEGSALRYRGVDIEDLAGRVPFENVWGLLIDGSFTPGLPPAEAFSLPVHTGDVRVDVQAAIAMLAPAFGFGQTYDISDEQAREDLARVAVMVLSYAGQSARDLHLPVVPQRLVDEGQTLAEKFLIRWRGEADPKHAHAIDAYWSSAAEHGMNASTFTARVITSTGADVAAAFSGAIGAMSGPLHGGAPSRVLGMIEDVEKTGDARAYVKNLLDSGERLMGFGHRVYRAEDPRARVLRRTAKELDAPRYAVAEALEQAALTELRERRPDRVLETNVEFWAAIVLDFAEVPAHMFTSMFTCARTGGWSAHILEQKTTGRLIRPSAIYTGPATRPASEIEGWDSAWAK; the protein is encoded by the coding sequence ATGCCTGAGGTACACCACGGACTTGAGGGCGTCGTTGCCTTCGAAACGCAGATCGCGGAGCCGGACAAGGAAGGCTCGGCGCTGCGCTACCGCGGTGTCGACATCGAGGACCTCGCTGGCCGGGTTCCGTTCGAGAACGTGTGGGGCCTGCTGATCGACGGCTCCTTCACCCCCGGCCTGCCGCCCGCCGAGGCCTTCAGCCTCCCGGTGCACACCGGTGACGTCCGCGTGGACGTCCAGGCCGCCATCGCGATGCTCGCGCCGGCCTTCGGCTTCGGCCAGACCTACGACATCTCCGACGAGCAGGCCCGCGAGGACCTCGCCCGCGTCGCCGTCATGGTCCTGTCGTACGCCGGCCAGTCGGCCCGCGACCTGCACCTGCCCGTCGTCCCGCAGCGCCTGGTCGACGAGGGCCAGACACTCGCCGAGAAGTTCCTGATCCGCTGGCGCGGCGAGGCCGACCCGAAGCACGCGCACGCCATCGACGCCTACTGGTCCTCGGCTGCCGAGCACGGCATGAACGCCTCGACGTTCACCGCGCGCGTCATCACCTCCACCGGCGCCGACGTCGCCGCAGCCTTCTCCGGCGCCATCGGCGCGATGAGCGGCCCGCTGCACGGCGGTGCGCCCTCGCGCGTGCTCGGCATGATCGAGGACGTCGAGAAGACCGGCGACGCCCGCGCCTACGTCAAGAACCTGCTCGACTCGGGCGAGCGCCTGATGGGCTTCGGCCACCGCGTCTACCGCGCCGAGGACCCCCGTGCCCGCGTGCTGCGTCGGACCGCCAAGGAGCTCGACGCCCCGCGGTACGCCGTGGCCGAGGCTCTGGAGCAGGCCGCACTGACCGAGCTCCGCGAGCGTCGCCCCGACCGCGTTCTCGAGACGAACGTCGAGTTCTGGGCGGCCATCGTCCTGGACTTCGCCGAGGTCCCGGCGCACATGTTCACGTCGATGTTCACCTGCGCCCGCACGGGTGGCTGGTCGGCGCACATCCTGGAGCAGAAGACCACGGGCCGCCTGATCCGCCCGTCGGCCATCTACACCGGTCCCGCCACCCGCCCCGCGAGCGAGATCGAGGGCTGGGACAGCGCCTGGGCGAAGTAG
- a CDS encoding FCD domain-containing protein: MPLAPTHTASLVDQAIEGMRALLASGEWTVGTRIPPEPVLGASLGVSRNTVREAVKALAHVGLLEVRRGDGTYVAAATEMQALMRRQVDRVELAHLLEVRHAIEVRAAALAAERRTTEDLAVLDAAVASKRTALAAGDAAGFVAADVAFHIGVVAAAHNPLLVELYDGLVETLTASIETPAGPDALEAEHDAVLDAIRAGDVDAAAVASAVLLEHVAG, from the coding sequence ATGCCGCTCGCCCCCACGCACACCGCCTCCCTGGTCGACCAGGCCATCGAGGGGATGCGCGCGCTGCTCGCCAGCGGTGAGTGGACCGTCGGGACCCGGATCCCGCCCGAGCCCGTTCTCGGCGCGTCCCTGGGGGTCAGCCGCAACACCGTCCGCGAGGCGGTCAAGGCGCTCGCCCACGTCGGTCTGCTGGAGGTACGACGCGGCGACGGCACCTATGTCGCTGCGGCCACCGAGATGCAGGCGCTGATGCGCCGCCAGGTCGACCGCGTCGAACTGGCCCACCTGCTCGAGGTCCGCCACGCCATCGAGGTCAGGGCGGCCGCGTTGGCTGCCGAGCGTCGTACGACCGAGGACCTGGCCGTGCTCGACGCAGCCGTGGCCAGCAAGCGCACCGCCCTTGCTGCGGGAGACGCGGCCGGATTCGTGGCGGCTGATGTCGCCTTCCACATCGGCGTCGTGGCAGCTGCCCACAACCCGCTGCTCGTCGAGCTCTACGACGGTCTTGTCGAGACGCTCACGGCGAGCATCGAGACCCCCGCGGGACCCGATGCGCTGGAGGCGGAGCACGACGCGGTACTCGACGCGATCCGCGCGGGTGACGTCGACGCGGCGGCGGTCGCCAGCGCCGTCCTGCTGGAGCACGTCGCCGGGTGA